One Methanobacterium sp. Maddingley MBC34 DNA window includes the following coding sequences:
- a CDS encoding ribosomal protein S10/S20 (PFAM: Ribosomal protein S10p/S20e~TIGRFAM: ribosomal protein S10(archaeal)/S20(eukaryotic)) — translation MNKARIKLTGTDPEKLAFVCDQLKRIAERTGVDLSGPIPLPTKKLVVPTRKSPDGEGKATWEKWELRIHKRLVGIEADERAMRQVMKVNVPDNVSIEIELRS, via the coding sequence ATGAATAAAGCTAGAATCAAACTCACCGGCACCGACCCAGAAAAACTGGCCTTTGTATGTGACCAGCTCAAAAGAATCGCTGAAAGAACCGGTGTAGATCTCTCTGGACCAATACCATTACCCACCAAGAAACTAGTAGTACCCACCCGGAAATCACCGGATGGAGAAGGAAAAGCAACCTGGGAAAAATGGGAACTCCGGATCCACAAACGACTGGTAGGAATCGAAGCCGATGAAAGGGCCATGAGACAGGTAATGAAAGTCAACGTACCTGATAATGTGAGCATCGAAATCGAACTCCGCAGTTAA